Part of the Acidobacteriota bacterium genome is shown below.
GAAGCCGAAGACCTCCCGCGCGATCCGCCGCCCGCTGTCCCAGCTTCCTCCTCGCGAGGCGTGGTCCTTGCCGAACGGCTCCGCCGTCACCCCGAGCGCCTTCCATCGCGCCGGCCAGTCCACTCGCCAGGTGAGCTTTCCGCCCCCGCGAACCGGCTGAACCGCCTCCCGGCCGCAAGCACGGCACCGGGAGTGCACCGTCGCTGCGGCGCGGTCGTGGCCGAGGACCGTGCCTGCATCGAGACGCCGGCACTCGGGACAGCGCGGATTCCAGGGCGACCAATCCTCGCCGGGGGTCTTGCCGCTCACCTCCGAGAGGATCCTGCGCAGCGCGGGTGTCGCGTCGAGCGCCGCAAGGACGACCTCGTCCATGCGGCCCGAAGCGTACAGCTCCGAGGCCGGCAGGACCTCCGCCGCGACCCCGAGGCGCTCGAGTGCGCGGAGGAACGGGTCCAGAAAGAACCGGTCGTAGGTGCCCGACCCCTCGGGCGCCGGAAGCTCGCACAGGGAGCGGCCGACGAGCGGCTCGTAGCGCTGCCGATCGAGGAAGGGATAGACGCGGCGCAGCGGATCGAGGTTGTCGACCACGAAGACGAGCCGGGCTTCGGCGCCCCGCTCCCTCAAGGCCCGCGCCAGCGCGTCGCCGGTGATGATCTCTCTCAGGTGGCCGACATGGAACGGGCCCGAGGGTGAGATTCCGGTGCACACCACCGGCCGCGCGACACCGCGGCCGAGGATTTCGTCCGCCGCGCGGTCGACCCAGAACCGATCCTCGGACACGCCCGCCTCCCCGCCGCTGCGTTTCGGCGCGGCCGGTGCAGAATAGGAGCGTCACGCGCTCCGCTCAAGCGCCGGGGCGCCGGGAGCTGCCCATGCCGACACCGCTGACCCTTCTCGAACACATCGCCACCGCGCAGCGCCGCCATCCCGAGGCCACCGGGGCGTTCTCGATGCTCATGGAGGCGATCGCGCTGGCGGTGAAGATCATTTCGGACGAGGTGAACCGTGCCGGACTCGGGCGCATGCTGGGGCTCGCCGGGCGCCGGAAC
Proteins encoded:
- the lysS gene encoding lysine--tRNA ligase, translated to MSEDRFWVDRAADEILGRGVARPVVCTGISPSGPFHVGHLREIITGDALARALRERGAEARLVFVVDNLDPLRRVYPFLDRQRYEPLVGRSLCELPAPEGSGTYDRFFLDPFLRALERLGVAAEVLPASELYASGRMDEVVLAALDATPALRRILSEVSGKTPGEDWSPWNPRCPECRRLDAGTVLGHDRAAATVHSRCRACGREAVQPVRGGGKLTWRVDWPARWKALGVTAEPFGKDHASRGGSWDSGRRIAREVFGFDPPFPVVYEWIGLGGAGDMSSSKGNVLGVAELVEVVPPEVLRYFVLRSRPSRRITFDPGEPLLRLVDEVDEAVARSTADRALHFSLTGSYRPAGVPFRHLVLVAQVAGFDRERTLELLRRGGYEAADPEAVGERIAMARRWLDLFAPEEARVAFPERLPPAARELSAEERRFLARLADALAELEEPDEIHRTIRDLAAQPGGPGVRNGFRAIYRALLGRDAGPRAGTYIALVGPKKVAERLREASATS